TGCGTTCCATTGCGATCGTGGATTGGATCGAATGAGAAGAAGCGCTTCGATCTGGGCCACAGAATCGATCCGCTTCAAAATGAAGCCCCGCAGTTCGTCGGAAACGTAATGATCTGCCATAGTGAGCGCGCAAGCATCGTATTCCGGCAAGCACGCCTGCCGACGGTCGCAACCCTAATTGTCGCCGACGTCCTTGGGTCGTTCGGTGTTGCACGTCAGACAAACCGACCGCGCTACGATTCGCCCGGCAACGGCACGCCGTTCGTGCAGATGAGGCGTCCTCGTCGCGCAGAACGCGCAGTGCGCTTCCGGATATTTGAACTCCGCCGTTGCAGTCTTGGCCATCTCATTGCCCCCATTCACCAAACTTCAATTCGCGAATGCCGCAATCACGATGGAATCGTGGCGGCTTCGAGAACGTGGTGTGCTGGAAGCGTGGACGCAATCAGGCGTTAGGCACGATCGGTCCGATACTGTACCGAGAATTCGGCAGTTCGCGCCCCGAGTTCCGCCGCGGCCCGGGCCGCTCACGGCTTCAAGATCGAAGCCCCCGTGGTCTTGCGGCTTTCGAGATCGATATGCGCTTTGGCGGCATCCTTGAGCGCGTAGGCGTGGTTGATCGGCACGTGCAGCTTGCCGTTGATGACGGCGGCGAACAGCGTGTCGGCGCCTTCGAGCAGCTCCTTGCGCGTGCCGACATAATCATTGAGCTTCGGCCGCGTCGCAAACAGCGAACCGTGATTGTTGAGCTCGGCGATCGAGAACGGCGGGACCGGACCCGAGGCGTTGCCGAAGGAGACGAACATGCCGCGCGGCTTCAGGCACGACAGCGAGCCGGGGAAGGTCGCCTTGCCGACGCCGTCATAGACGACGTCGCAGCCCTCGTTGCGGCTGATCTGCTTGACGCGCGCGACGAAATCCTCCTCGTTGTAGAGGATGACGTGATCGCAGCCATTTGCCTCGGCGAGCTCGGCCTTCTCGCGCGAGCCGACCGTGCCGATGACGTGGGCCCCGAGCGCCCTCGCCCATTGGCAGGCCAAAAGGCCGATGCCG
The sequence above is drawn from the Bradyrhizobium amphicarpaeae genome and encodes:
- a CDS encoding quinone oxidoreductase family protein, with translation MTKAVRVHKVGGPEALVYESVDVPAPGPGEVRIRQHAVGLNFIDVYYRTGLYKAPGLPFIAGNEASGEVVAVGPGVTNFHPGDRVAYYYNLGAYTGERNIPWEKLVKLPDHITHEQGAVLMLKGLTVWYLLHKTFKVEPHHRVLIHAAAGGIGLLACQWARALGAHVIGTVGSREKAELAEANGCDHVILYNEEDFVARVKQISRNEGCDVVYDGVGKATFPGSLSCLKPRGMFVSFGNASGPVPPFSIAELNNHGSLFATRPKLNDYVGTRKELLEGADTLFAAVINGKLHVPINHAYALKDAAKAHIDLESRKTTGASILKP